Proteins co-encoded in one Pseudomonas fluorescens genomic window:
- a CDS encoding histidine phosphatase family protein, which yields MTNLMKVAKRFKHRAYVALPSLLAMSALFLSLESSESRAQPVDGTQTLIFLRHGEKPDGGLGQLNCQGLNRAIELSTLLPEKFGKADYVFAANPTRNVEEGELDNSYSYIRPLMTISPAAIKLGLPVNIEFSANDTNDLARELTADKYHNSTIYTAWSHGYLPELINKVAGKAVGEKQTITEDWASGDYDSLYVLTLTWHNGKASLQSHSYKQGLDNGKVTCPT from the coding sequence ATGACGAACCTGATGAAAGTCGCCAAACGCTTCAAACATCGCGCCTATGTGGCCCTGCCCTCGCTGCTGGCGATGAGCGCACTGTTCCTGTCCCTTGAGTCCAGCGAAAGCCGCGCGCAACCGGTGGATGGCACCCAGACCCTGATCTTCCTGCGCCACGGTGAAAAACCCGACGGCGGCCTCGGCCAGCTCAACTGCCAGGGCCTGAACCGGGCCATCGAGCTGTCGACCCTGCTACCGGAAAAATTCGGCAAGGCCGACTACGTATTCGCCGCCAACCCCACGCGCAATGTCGAGGAAGGCGAGCTGGACAATTCCTACAGCTACATCCGCCCCCTGATGACCATCAGCCCCGCCGCCATCAAACTCGGCCTGCCGGTGAACATCGAGTTTTCGGCCAACGACACCAACGACCTGGCCCGGGAGCTGACCGCCGACAAATATCACAACTCGACCATCTACACCGCGTGGTCCCACGGCTATCTGCCCGAGCTGATCAACAAGGTCGCGGGCAAGGCCGTGGGCGAGAAACAGACCATCACCGAAGACTGGGCATCCGGCGACTATGACTCGCTGTACGTGCTGACCCTCACCTGGCACAACGGCAAGGCCAGCCTGCAGAGCCACAGCTACAAGCAGGGGCTGGATAACGGCAAGGTCACTTGCCCGACCTGA
- the mnmH gene encoding tRNA 2-selenouridine(34) synthase MnmH — translation MLRDCTDYRDIFLNDRPLMDARAPVEFHKGAFPGAVNLPLMNDLERQKVGTCYKQHGQQAAIELGHRLVSGAVKAERIEAWAEFARAHPDGYLYCFRGGLRSQITQQWLKSEAGIDYPRVGGGYKALRNFLIDTLEQAVTQCDFVLLGGMTGTGKTELLVQLDNGLDLEGHANHRGSSFGKRATGQPSNIDFENRLAIDILKKRDAGIGQFVLEDESRVVGSCALPLPLYQGMQHYPMVWLEDRFEDRVQRILRDYVVDLSAEFSTVHGEQGFALFSERLLESLNNVQKRLGGERHRRMLLLMEDALAEQGRSGSVDLHRGWIEGLLREYYDPMYVFQREKKGARIEFAGEQKAVIEYLHDRVNQKA, via the coding sequence ATGCTCCGCGACTGCACCGATTACCGCGACATTTTCCTCAACGACCGGCCGCTGATGGATGCCCGCGCGCCGGTGGAGTTTCACAAGGGGGCGTTCCCCGGGGCAGTCAATCTGCCGCTGATGAATGACCTGGAGCGGCAAAAGGTCGGCACCTGCTACAAACAGCATGGTCAGCAGGCGGCCATCGAACTGGGCCACCGTCTGGTGTCCGGCGCGGTGAAGGCCGAACGCATCGAGGCCTGGGCTGAATTCGCCCGGGCCCATCCCGACGGCTATCTCTATTGCTTTCGTGGTGGCCTGCGCTCGCAGATCACCCAGCAGTGGCTCAAGAGCGAGGCCGGGATCGACTATCCGCGAGTCGGCGGCGGCTACAAGGCACTGCGCAACTTCCTGATCGACACCCTCGAACAAGCGGTGACCCAATGTGATTTTGTGCTGCTGGGCGGCATGACCGGCACCGGCAAGACCGAACTGCTGGTACAGCTGGATAATGGTCTGGATCTTGAGGGGCACGCCAATCATCGCGGTTCCAGTTTCGGCAAGCGCGCCACCGGGCAACCGTCGAACATCGATTTCGAGAACCGACTGGCCATCGACATCCTCAAGAAGCGTGACGCCGGTATCGGCCAGTTTGTGCTCGAAGACGAGAGCCGGGTGGTGGGCAGTTGCGCGTTGCCGCTGCCGTTGTATCAGGGCATGCAGCATTACCCGATGGTCTGGCTGGAGGACCGCTTCGAGGACCGTGTGCAGCGCATCCTGCGTGATTACGTGGTGGACCTGTCGGCCGAGTTTTCGACGGTGCATGGCGAGCAGGGTTTTGCGCTGTTCTCTGAACGCTTGCTCGAAAGCCTGAACAATGTGCAGAAACGCTTGGGCGGTGAACGCCATCGACGGATGCTGCTGTTGATGGAGGACGCACTGGCCGAGCAGGGGCGCAGCGGCTCGGTGGATTTGCACCGGGGCTGGATCGAAGGGTTGCTGCGCGAGTATTACGACCCGATGTATGTGTTTCAGCGCGAGAAGAAGGGGGCGCGAATCGAGTTTGCGGGCGAGCAGAAAGCAGTCATTGAATATCTGCACGATCGCGTGAATCAGAAGGCTTGA
- the selD gene encoding selenide, water dikinase SelD, which translates to MSEPIRLTQYSHGAGCGCKISPQVLEVILAGSGAQNLDPKLWVGNASRDDAAVYEIDAERGVVSTTDFFMPIVDDPFDFGRIAATNAISDIYAMGGDPLMAIAILGWPVNVLAPEVAREVIRGGRAVCDAAGIPLAGGHSIDAPEPIFGLAVTGLVEKRFMKRNDTATAGCLLYLTKPLGIGILTTAEKKGKLRNADIGVARDWMCTLNKPGSRFGKLAGVTAMTDVTGFGLLGHLVEMADGSHLTARIAYDRVPRLDSVEYYLEQGCVPGGTLRNFDSYSSKLGRVQELHKRVLCDPQTSGGLLLAVTPDGNAEFLAVAAELGLNLEPIGELVERQTHAVEVI; encoded by the coding sequence ATGAGCGAACCCATCCGTCTGACCCAATACAGCCACGGTGCCGGTTGCGGCTGCAAGATTTCGCCGCAGGTGCTGGAAGTGATCCTTGCCGGCAGCGGCGCACAGAACCTCGACCCGAAACTGTGGGTCGGCAACGCCTCGCGCGATGACGCGGCGGTGTATGAAATCGATGCCGAGCGCGGTGTGGTGTCGACCACCGATTTTTTCATGCCGATTGTCGACGACCCGTTCGACTTCGGCCGAATCGCCGCGACTAACGCGATCAGTGATATCTACGCCATGGGCGGTGACCCGTTGATGGCCATTGCCATTCTTGGCTGGCCGGTGAACGTGCTGGCGCCGGAAGTGGCGCGGGAAGTGATTCGCGGTGGTCGCGCAGTGTGCGACGCGGCGGGTATTCCATTGGCCGGTGGCCATTCGATCGATGCGCCGGAGCCGATTTTCGGCCTCGCCGTCACCGGCCTGGTCGAAAAGCGCTTCATGAAGCGCAACGACACCGCCACCGCCGGTTGCCTGCTGTACCTGACCAAACCGCTGGGTATCGGCATCCTCACCACCGCAGAAAAGAAGGGCAAGTTGCGTAACGCCGACATCGGCGTGGCCCGGGACTGGATGTGCACGCTGAACAAACCCGGCAGCCGCTTCGGCAAACTGGCCGGCGTCACTGCGATGACCGACGTCACCGGTTTCGGCCTGCTCGGGCATCTGGTGGAAATGGCCGATGGCAGCCACCTCACCGCGCGTATCGCCTATGACCGCGTGCCGCGTCTGGACAGCGTCGAGTATTACCTCGAACAAGGCTGCGTACCCGGCGGCACCTTGCGCAATTTCGACAGTTATTCAAGCAAGCTCGGACGCGTGCAGGAACTGCACAAGCGCGTGCTGTGCGATCCGCAGACCAGCGGCGGCCTGCTGTTGGCCGTAACCCCGGACGGCAACGCCGAATTCCTCGCCGTGGCCGCAGAGCTGGGCCTGAATCTGGAGCCGATCGGTGAACTGGTCGAGCGACAGACCCACGCAGTCGAGGTGATTTGA